A single region of the Dehalococcoidales bacterium genome encodes:
- a CDS encoding iron-containing alcohol dehydrogenase — protein MRYFRVPREIVFGYGSLNHLAKMNTKRVAVICGGGATARLAGDKVLPLLIESGGKAELMTGVLPEPPIRQVVDFKERLLEFRPDWILGFGGGSPIDLAKSAWLFYEHPELDVFNKVREWGEGPIKSMPPLRLKARFIAVETTSGSGTGVSRGSVIFDESSKRKYPVRSYEMVPDTAIYDPELCLSLPPDVTANTGMDALTHAVEAYVSINDNEPAKWLALRAIKYVLQYLPIACSQPDHKEAREKMHEANMMAGMAFSNTSLGINHALAHALGAGYGIPHGLCNAVLLPYAIEFNLPDAEAGYAEIARTIGLKERTAKKQANALSKEVFRLGQLLGIPSLKDALANKLDHFEKHLDIVARNAFSDPNIAANPRQVKSSAEIERIYRKALEPAG, from the coding sequence TTGCGCTACTTCAGGGTGCCACGGGAGATAGTATTCGGCTATGGTTCTCTCAATCACCTGGCCAAAATGAATACGAAGCGGGTGGCGGTGATATGTGGAGGAGGCGCTACAGCCAGACTGGCCGGGGACAAGGTGCTGCCGCTGTTGATAGAGTCGGGGGGGAAAGCCGAATTGATGACAGGTGTACTTCCGGAGCCCCCGATCAGGCAGGTCGTAGATTTTAAAGAGAGACTTCTTGAATTTAGACCTGACTGGATTCTGGGATTCGGCGGCGGTTCCCCGATAGACCTGGCCAAATCAGCCTGGCTTTTCTATGAACACCCGGAACTGGATGTTTTCAATAAAGTAAGGGAGTGGGGAGAAGGCCCGATCAAGTCAATGCCTCCGCTAAGGCTTAAAGCCAGATTTATAGCCGTTGAGACCACCAGCGGCAGCGGGACCGGCGTCAGCCGCGGCTCGGTTATTTTCGACGAATCCAGCAAGCGGAAATATCCGGTGCGCAGCTACGAAATGGTACCGGATACAGCCATTTATGACCCCGAGCTGTGTCTTTCTCTGCCACCCGACGTCACCGCCAATACCGGCATGGACGCACTTACCCATGCCGTAGAGGCCTACGTGTCGATTAACGATAATGAACCTGCCAAATGGCTGGCGCTGAGGGCGATAAAATACGTTTTGCAATATCTACCCATTGCCTGCTCGCAACCCGACCATAAAGAGGCTCGAGAGAAAATGCACGAAGCCAATATGATGGCCGGAATGGCTTTCAGCAATACCTCGCTGGGTATCAACCATGCCCTGGCTCACGCGTTAGGCGCAGGTTACGGCATACCCCACGGCCTATGCAACGCCGTTCTGTTGCCCTACGCCATAGAATTTAATCTTCCCGATGCCGAAGCCGGGTATGCCGAGATAGCCCGGACTATCGGCCTCAAAGAGCGCACGGCCAAAAAGCAGGCCAATGCGCTCAGCAAGGAAGTATTTAGATTGGGCCAGCTGCTTGGCATTCCCAGTCTCAAAGACGCCCTGGCGAACAAGCTGGACCACTTCGAAAAACACCTGGATATCGT
- a CDS encoding carboxymuconolactone decarboxylase family protein: MENQLKLNDERVVLREKFRQLFPELMTQETSILESVYKDGALPKRIKHLIALGIALRAGCENCILSHTIRALESGASKDEILETLSVELAMSGTSGMGESLRVIKILDELGKL; the protein is encoded by the coding sequence ATGGAAAATCAGTTAAAACTAAATGATGAGCGGGTTGTATTACGAGAAAAATTCAGGCAATTGTTTCCCGAGTTGATGACCCAGGAGACTTCCATACTTGAATCCGTGTACAAGGACGGCGCACTTCCTAAAAGGATAAAGCATCTTATCGCTTTGGGAATAGCCCTCAGGGCCGGATGTGAAAATTGTATCCTTTCCCACACTATTCGGGCACTTGAATCCGGGGCTAGTAAAGATGAAATTCTGGAGACCCTATCGGTGGAATTGGCTATGAGCGGTACATCCGGTATGGGTGAGTCATTAAGAGTAATAAAAATACTCGATGAGTTAGGAAAGCTCTAA